The following coding sequences are from one Pelagovum sp. HNIBRBA483 window:
- a CDS encoding SDR family NAD(P)-dependent oxidoreductase produces MSESGALFDLTGKTALVTGASSGLGRQAARILLEAGAQVVGLARRNDALRQLQSEVGADFSPISVDLGAVSDYDAVAQVVSEPFGPPDIVVHAAGINLREPADDVSFESWDATLHLNLSIPFFLSRALVSCMKERHWGKIITFASLQTFRAFPNSIPYGASKGGVGQLTRAMAEEWSRYGISVNAIAPGFFPTELTQPVFENEEIAQRNAAQTCFGRNGSLEDINGPILFLASRASDYVTGQILMVDGGFTAK; encoded by the coding sequence ATGAGTGAGTCGGGTGCCCTATTTGATTTGACCGGAAAAACTGCGCTGGTGACGGGAGCCAGCTCAGGTCTGGGCCGTCAGGCTGCGCGGATCTTATTGGAAGCTGGTGCTCAAGTTGTCGGGCTCGCCCGTCGAAACGATGCTTTGAGGCAGTTACAGAGCGAGGTCGGGGCGGATTTCTCACCCATATCGGTCGATTTGGGCGCGGTGTCGGATTATGACGCAGTCGCGCAAGTGGTTTCAGAGCCGTTCGGCCCGCCTGATATTGTTGTTCATGCTGCAGGGATCAATCTGCGTGAGCCTGCCGATGATGTCTCGTTTGAGAGCTGGGATGCTACCCTTCATCTTAATTTGAGCATCCCGTTTTTCTTAAGTCGCGCACTGGTATCGTGCATGAAAGAAAGGCACTGGGGGAAGATAATCACATTTGCGTCCTTGCAGACCTTCAGAGCTTTTCCCAACAGTATCCCATATGGCGCGTCAAAGGGCGGTGTAGGGCAATTGACTCGTGCTATGGCTGAAGAATGGTCGCGCTACGGGATATCAGTTAACGCTATTGCGCCAGGGTTTTTCCCGACCGAATTGACCCAGCCCGTGTTCGAAAACGAAGAGATTGCACAACGAAATGCGGCGCAGACGTGCTTCGGTCGAAATGGGTCGCTAGAGGATATCAACGGGCCAATTCTGTTCCTTGCATCAAGAGCATCCGATTATGTGACTGGCCAAATTCTAATGGTTGATGGGGGGTTCACCGCGAAATGA
- a CDS encoding alpha-hydroxy acid oxidase, with protein sequence MFAKDQIHSAEDARKLAQRKLPWMVFDYIDGAAGRELAAQKNRSELNKVSFETSVLRNVSERSLASTVFGKPTDRPFGISPMGMCNLSAPGADEMLARLAARYNVPLGVSTVASTPLERLIEVAEGHAWFQLYFSGDGATTFQLVERAGAAGYETLVLTVDVPEVGRRPRELRHGFKMPFRIGPKQFVDFALHPDWSIRTLMSGRPEMANFRAPGFEFDRTESRAGADWNTLAKLREIWSGRLVVKGVLSANDAKRLKAEGVDAIQVSSHGARQLESARSPFLALKSIRAAVGEDFPVFFDSGIRSGEDVLKVLGGGADFAFLGRILLFAIAAGGEEGLHKIWDVVSEEADIGLAQLGQTSINRESIAAQLLFE encoded by the coding sequence ATGTTCGCAAAGGATCAAATCCATTCCGCAGAGGACGCGCGCAAGCTTGCTCAGCGCAAGCTTCCTTGGATGGTGTTTGATTATATCGACGGAGCGGCGGGCCGAGAGCTCGCCGCCCAAAAGAACCGTAGCGAGCTCAATAAGGTTTCCTTTGAAACGTCGGTTCTTCGCAATGTCAGCGAGAGGTCGCTGGCCTCAACCGTTTTTGGAAAGCCAACGGATCGGCCATTTGGAATTAGTCCAATGGGGATGTGCAATCTCTCCGCTCCCGGTGCTGATGAAATGCTTGCGCGCCTTGCTGCAAGATACAATGTCCCGCTTGGCGTTTCGACCGTTGCTTCCACTCCACTTGAGCGCCTGATTGAGGTTGCCGAAGGGCATGCTTGGTTTCAGCTTTATTTCAGCGGAGATGGGGCGACGACATTTCAGCTTGTTGAGCGGGCAGGCGCGGCAGGTTATGAAACCTTGGTCCTCACTGTTGATGTTCCCGAGGTTGGACGACGCCCAAGGGAATTGCGACACGGTTTCAAAATGCCGTTTCGGATTGGTCCAAAACAGTTTGTTGATTTTGCGCTGCACCCTGATTGGTCAATACGGACATTGATGAGCGGGCGTCCCGAAATGGCAAATTTTCGTGCGCCAGGATTTGAATTTGATCGTACCGAGAGCCGCGCCGGCGCGGATTGGAACACACTGGCCAAACTGCGTGAAATTTGGTCAGGGCGACTGGTGGTCAAGGGTGTACTGTCGGCCAACGATGCCAAGAGACTAAAAGCTGAAGGCGTAGACGCGATTCAAGTATCCAGTCACGGGGCGCGCCAGCTTGAATCCGCACGATCTCCATTTCTGGCCCTTAAATCCATCAGAGCTGCAGTCGGAGAAGATTTTCCGGTGTTTTTCGACAGCGGAATTCGCTCAGGTGAAGATGTCTTGAAAGTCTTGGGCGGCGGCGCCGATTTTGCATTTCTGGGGCGCATATTGCTCTTCGCAATAGCCGCAGGGGGCGAAGAAGGCCTTCATAAGATTTGGGATGTTGTATCTGAAGAAGCGGATATCGGCCTGGCGCAACTAGGTCAGACGTCCATCAACCGCGAAAGCATCGCGGCGCAATTGCTTTTCGAGTAG
- a CDS encoding zinc-binding dehydrogenase — MKALVYEGVKQLELRELETPEPLTGEHLIRVEAVGICGSDMHAYLGHDERRPAPLVLGHEAAGTIVGGPRDGEIVTINPLVTCGDCDACRRGNDNLCEQRQIISMPPRAGAFAQYVCMPERNLVAVPDGVELSKAALVEPIACGWHAARKASEVVSVEGAASLVIGAGAIGVGAALCLRAMNASNVLIVEPNADRAAFVAEKTGFEVCSPDALPDDTLVDLVVDGVGYASTREMASKFVRPGGVIAHIGLGESLGGLDIRRMTLQEITFVGTYTYTAHDFRQTAQALFEGRLGALDWIEIRPLEEGACAFSDLVERRTIVPKIILDPWLVADRT, encoded by the coding sequence ATGAAGGCTCTTGTTTATGAAGGTGTAAAACAGCTGGAGTTGCGTGAGCTGGAAACTCCTGAACCTTTAACGGGAGAGCATCTTATCCGCGTTGAGGCTGTTGGAATTTGTGGTTCAGATATGCACGCATATCTTGGCCATGACGAACGACGCCCTGCGCCACTGGTCCTTGGGCACGAAGCTGCCGGCACAATCGTTGGAGGCCCTCGCGACGGCGAAATAGTTACGATCAATCCACTTGTGACCTGCGGAGACTGCGATGCATGCCGGCGAGGTAACGACAATCTGTGTGAACAACGGCAGATAATTTCCATGCCGCCTAGGGCGGGTGCTTTTGCTCAATACGTTTGCATGCCCGAGAGAAACCTTGTTGCCGTTCCAGATGGCGTCGAGCTTTCTAAAGCGGCACTGGTCGAGCCAATTGCCTGCGGCTGGCATGCAGCCAGGAAGGCCAGCGAAGTCGTTTCTGTCGAAGGTGCCGCTTCGCTTGTGATTGGCGCTGGAGCAATTGGGGTTGGCGCAGCATTATGTTTGCGGGCGATGAATGCATCAAATGTTTTGATAGTGGAGCCGAACGCGGACCGTGCTGCTTTTGTCGCGGAAAAGACCGGATTTGAGGTCTGTTCTCCCGATGCATTGCCAGACGACACCCTGGTTGATCTGGTCGTCGACGGGGTTGGCTATGCCTCAACTCGCGAGATGGCTAGCAAATTTGTGCGACCGGGCGGTGTTATCGCGCATATTGGCCTTGGTGAGTCTTTGGGTGGGTTGGATATACGCAGGATGACTTTGCAGGAAATCACCTTCGTAGGCACCTATACATATACAGCACATGACTTTCGACAAACGGCTCAAGCGTTGTTTGAAGGGCGGCTTGGGGCGTTGGATTGGATTGAAATCCGGCCCCTTGAAGAGGGCGCATGCGCGTTTTCGGACTTAGTTGAAAGGAGAACTATAGTCCCAAAAATTATTCTGGATCCTTGGTTGGTTGCCGACCGAACCTAA
- a CDS encoding LacI family DNA-binding transcriptional regulator translates to MTRNMKPRTPATLIDVAKAASVSTATVSRCINSPEKVVASTREKVSAAITELGYMPNFGARAMAVRKTNTIGAIIPTMENAIFARGLQAFQEELRNQGFTLLVASSAYDLDVEEEQIRSLIARGADGLLLIGHDRNQRILSFIKQNQIPAIAAWTYESGTTLPSVGFDNKKAMQEMANHVVELGHSQIGVISAQTSNNDRARQRLAGIREVFNARNLVEDQLTVIETAYGIEEGGQAFEKIVRRQPRPTAIICGNDVIAVGAIKRARELGIRVPDEVSITGFDDIELGQVTFPTLTTVHVPHREMGIAAAKSLIALLSDPKATKSVKLETSLIIRESLARAPVEHT, encoded by the coding sequence ATGACTAGAAATATGAAGCCAAGAACGCCCGCAACACTTATTGATGTAGCCAAAGCTGCCAGCGTATCCACGGCGACGGTGTCGCGCTGCATCAATTCGCCTGAGAAGGTCGTAGCCTCAACGCGCGAAAAAGTGTCGGCGGCAATCACTGAATTAGGTTATATGCCAAATTTCGGTGCGCGGGCGATGGCCGTCCGTAAGACCAATACCATCGGCGCAATTATCCCGACCATGGAAAACGCCATCTTCGCGCGAGGCTTGCAGGCGTTTCAGGAAGAATTGCGAAATCAAGGCTTTACGCTACTTGTTGCGAGCTCTGCCTATGACCTCGACGTCGAGGAAGAGCAAATTCGTTCCCTCATTGCGCGGGGCGCAGACGGACTCCTGCTCATCGGTCATGACCGAAACCAAAGGATACTGTCCTTCATCAAACAGAACCAAATACCAGCCATCGCTGCTTGGACATACGAGAGCGGAACCACCCTGCCCTCCGTAGGCTTCGACAACAAAAAAGCGATGCAAGAAATGGCAAATCATGTCGTCGAACTAGGTCACAGCCAAATCGGAGTTATTTCCGCACAGACTTCAAACAACGATCGCGCGCGTCAGCGCCTTGCAGGGATTCGAGAGGTGTTCAATGCGCGAAACTTGGTTGAAGATCAGTTAACAGTCATTGAGACCGCCTACGGCATCGAAGAGGGTGGGCAAGCCTTTGAAAAAATCGTTAGACGGCAACCGCGTCCCACGGCGATAATTTGTGGCAACGACGTCATCGCGGTCGGCGCAATAAAGAGAGCAAGGGAGCTTGGGATCAGAGTTCCGGACGAAGTTTCCATCACCGGTTTCGATGACATAGAGCTCGGCCAAGTCACGTTTCCCACGCTAACAACCGTTCATGTACCTCACCGAGAGATGGGTATTGCCGCGGCTAAATCCCTTATCGCCTTGCTTTCAGACCCGAAGGCAACAAAATCAGTTAAATTAGAGACTTCCCTGATCATTCGGGAGTCTTTAGCCCGCGCGCCTGTCGAACACACTTAG
- the hisD gene encoding histidinol dehydrogenase gives MTREYLKKASLTSTSDATDVHELVQGILDDIESGRDAKALEYAAKFDRYEGNVILSKEEIEAACALVPEKLKADIRFAHENVKKFAEAQKQTVTDFELEVVPGLVAGQKAIPVDAAGCYIPGGRYSHVASAIMTVTTAQVAGCRHIMACSPPRPGVGVAPAIVYAAHLCGADTIMAMGGVQAVASMTFGLFGMPEANILVGPGNQFVAEAKRILFGRVGIDMIAGPTDSLILADASADPHIVATDLVSQAEHGYNSPVWLVTDDRKLADEVMRQVPGLIEDLPELNRDNARAAWRDYAEVILCADREEMAATSDEYAPEHLTVQAEDLDWWLERLTCYGSLFLGEETTVSFGDKASGTNHVLPTSRAASYTGGLSVHKYMKIVTWQRATREGAKPVAEATARISRLEGMEGHARAADVRLAKYFPNETFDLSSHE, from the coding sequence TTGACACGCGAGTATCTTAAGAAAGCGTCGCTAACTTCAACTTCAGATGCGACTGATGTGCACGAGTTGGTTCAGGGGATTCTCGACGATATCGAGTCCGGCCGAGATGCAAAAGCACTCGAATATGCGGCCAAGTTTGATCGATATGAGGGCAATGTCATCCTATCAAAAGAGGAGATCGAAGCGGCCTGTGCGCTCGTGCCCGAAAAACTGAAAGCCGATATTCGTTTTGCGCATGAAAATGTTAAGAAATTTGCTGAGGCCCAAAAGCAAACGGTAACCGACTTTGAGCTTGAAGTTGTTCCGGGGCTCGTGGCTGGCCAGAAGGCGATCCCTGTTGATGCTGCTGGATGTTACATCCCGGGTGGGCGGTATAGTCACGTCGCTAGTGCAATTATGACCGTGACCACAGCTCAAGTTGCTGGATGCCGACATATCATGGCCTGCTCGCCGCCCCGGCCAGGAGTTGGGGTCGCACCTGCGATCGTTTATGCGGCGCATCTCTGCGGAGCCGATACCATTATGGCGATGGGCGGCGTGCAGGCTGTGGCTTCGATGACTTTTGGCCTGTTTGGTATGCCGGAGGCTAACATTCTGGTGGGACCTGGGAACCAGTTTGTTGCTGAAGCGAAGCGTATTTTGTTTGGGCGCGTGGGTATCGACATGATTGCCGGGCCAACCGATAGTTTAATCCTCGCCGATGCGTCGGCGGACCCGCACATCGTCGCAACTGATCTCGTGTCGCAGGCCGAGCACGGCTATAACTCACCGGTATGGTTGGTGACAGACGACAGAAAACTCGCAGACGAGGTCATGCGACAGGTTCCCGGACTTATCGAAGACTTGCCGGAATTGAACAGGGATAATGCGCGCGCAGCTTGGAGGGACTATGCAGAGGTAATTCTCTGTGCCGATCGCGAAGAAATGGCTGCCACCTCTGATGAATATGCACCGGAACATCTGACAGTTCAGGCAGAGGATCTTGACTGGTGGCTTGAACGGTTAACTTGCTATGGATCGCTTTTCCTAGGCGAAGAAACCACTGTTTCCTTTGGGGACAAGGCGTCGGGAACCAACCATGTGCTTCCAACATCGCGGGCTGCAAGTTACACAGGCGGTCTTTCAGTCCATAAGTATATGAAAATTGTGACTTGGCAGAGAGCGACCCGAGAGGGTGCAAAGCCAGTCGCTGAGGCAACTGCACGAATTTCTCGGCTGGAGGGCATGGAAGGTCACGCGCGTGCTGCCGATGTACGTTTGGCGAAATATTTCCCAAACGAGACTTTCGATCTGTCATCTCATGAGTGA
- a CDS encoding lysophospholipid acyltransferase family protein yields the protein MKTKRSTKEKLIDEASIRLLDAIIRRAHRLPYEERIEWFANKAEKVIAPLAGYRRRTLENLEMVFPDRSRAEKREIASKSLRNFGRTLIEFYSPEDFKNHIRAGGASLEGDGVQELHNARKSGRPVLMVAGHFGNYLASACMVSDFGYPVAGLYRPFTNPLFDSKYRSTLLQHLSFVFPQGKRGTFAFNKHLLGGDLCAIFSDVNEPEGELINFLGVPAPTAVSAARLALRTNALVLPFFDIRQEDGISFRSVIEAPIAHDDPVSMTQAITDRLEARVLENPDQWFWVHRRWKRGSV from the coding sequence ATGAAAACCAAGCGCTCCACAAAAGAAAAACTGATTGATGAGGCCAGCATCAGATTGCTGGACGCCATCATTCGTCGCGCTCACCGGCTGCCCTATGAAGAGCGCATAGAATGGTTCGCCAACAAGGCCGAAAAAGTGATTGCGCCACTAGCTGGGTATCGACGGCGAACGCTCGAGAATTTGGAAATGGTATTTCCAGACCGCTCTCGCGCGGAAAAACGCGAGATCGCGTCGAAATCGTTGAGGAACTTCGGGCGTACTCTGATTGAGTTCTACTCTCCCGAAGACTTCAAAAACCACATACGCGCAGGCGGCGCATCGCTGGAAGGCGATGGCGTTCAGGAACTTCACAACGCTCGCAAATCCGGGCGCCCAGTCTTGATGGTGGCGGGTCATTTCGGTAATTATCTGGCCAGCGCTTGCATGGTATCCGATTTTGGTTATCCGGTAGCCGGACTGTACCGCCCATTCACCAATCCGCTATTCGACAGCAAGTACCGCAGCACCTTATTGCAACACCTCTCCTTCGTTTTTCCTCAAGGGAAAAGGGGTACTTTCGCTTTCAATAAACACCTGCTGGGCGGGGACCTCTGTGCGATCTTCTCAGATGTGAACGAGCCAGAAGGTGAACTTATCAATTTTTTGGGTGTGCCCGCCCCGACGGCAGTGTCCGCCGCGCGCCTTGCGCTACGAACCAATGCACTTGTTCTGCCTTTTTTTGACATTCGTCAGGAGGATGGCATCTCGTTCCGCTCGGTCATTGAGGCACCGATCGCGCACGACGATCCCGTCTCGATGACGCAAGCAATAACAGACCGGCTCGAAGCAAGGGTTCTTGAGAATCCTGACCAGTGGTTTTGGGTTCATCGCCGCTGGAAACGCGGTTCAGTCTAG
- the acnA gene encoding aconitate hydratase AcnA gives MPIKVGTDTAGTRHTLTVGSQSVEYYSIPAAEKAGLGDFSRLPAALKVVLENLLRFEDNGYSVSTDDIRAFSEWGKNGGKNPREIAYRPARVLMQDFTGVPAVVDLAAMRDGIKALGGDAQQINPLNPVDLVIDHSVMIDEFGNPRAFQMNVDREYERNMERYQFLKWGQGAFNNFRVVPPGTGICHQVNLEYLAQTVWTDTDQNGKTVAYPDTLVGTDSHTTMVNGLAVLGWGVGGIEAEAAMLGQPVSMLIPEVIGFKLTGEMVEGTTATDLVLKVVEMLRAKGVVGKFVEFYGSGLDRLPLADRATIANMAPEYGATCGFFPIDDETLRYMKQTGREEERIALVEAYAKANGFWRGADYEPIYTDTLELDMSQIVPAISGPKRPQDYLPLTNAKEAFAKEMDTTFKRPLGKEVQVAGEEYTMSSGKVVIASITSCTNTSNPYVLIGAGLVARKARQLGLNRKPWVKTSLAPGSQVVSAYLEAAGLQEDLDAIGFNLVGYGCTTCIGNSGPLQKEISDAINEGDLVATSVLSGNRNFEGRISPDVRANYLASPPLVVAYALAGDMNIDLSSEPLGTDKNGDDVYLKDIWPTNKEISDLVNQVVTREQFQSKYADVFKGDEKWQAVETSTGETYDWPASSTYVQNPPYFQGMSKSASTVSDIENARVLAILGDMVTTDHISPAGSFKDTTPAGQYLIERQVPVREFNSYGSRRGNHEVMMRGTFANIRIKNEMLDGVEGGYTLGPDGQQTSIFDAAMAYQENETPLVIFAGEQYGAGSSRDWAAKGTALLGVKAVIAENFERIHRSNLVGMGVIPFEFTGGDTRKTLGLKGDETVSIKGLAAVEPLQEVGATITFSDGAVKEVTLKCRIDTAVEKTYIENGGVLHFVLRNLAQAS, from the coding sequence ATGCCTATCAAGGTCGGTACAGACACAGCGGGAACCAGACACACTCTGACGGTTGGCTCGCAAAGCGTAGAATACTATTCAATACCTGCGGCAGAAAAAGCCGGTTTGGGAGATTTCTCACGTCTGCCGGCGGCGCTCAAAGTCGTGTTGGAAAACCTACTCCGCTTCGAGGATAACGGTTACTCAGTTTCAACAGACGACATTCGTGCCTTTTCAGAATGGGGCAAGAACGGAGGCAAAAATCCACGCGAGATAGCGTACCGACCGGCACGCGTGCTGATGCAGGACTTTACAGGTGTGCCCGCAGTCGTTGACCTCGCTGCAATGCGCGACGGCATCAAAGCACTGGGCGGAGATGCGCAGCAAATCAATCCGCTGAACCCCGTCGACTTGGTTATCGACCACTCTGTGATGATCGACGAGTTTGGGAACCCCCGCGCATTCCAAATGAACGTTGACCGCGAATACGAGCGCAACATGGAGCGCTACCAGTTTTTGAAGTGGGGCCAAGGCGCATTCAATAATTTCCGTGTTGTTCCCCCGGGGACAGGGATTTGCCACCAAGTCAATCTTGAATACCTTGCTCAAACGGTATGGACAGACACTGATCAAAACGGGAAGACCGTTGCTTACCCTGACACACTTGTTGGCACCGATAGCCACACCACTATGGTGAACGGTCTGGCGGTTCTCGGATGGGGCGTCGGCGGCATCGAAGCTGAGGCAGCAATGCTGGGGCAGCCGGTTTCCATGCTGATCCCGGAAGTCATTGGTTTCAAACTCACCGGCGAAATGGTCGAAGGAACAACGGCGACCGACTTGGTCCTGAAAGTTGTGGAAATGCTGCGCGCGAAAGGCGTAGTTGGAAAGTTCGTTGAATTCTACGGATCCGGCCTCGATAGGCTACCGCTTGCTGACCGTGCAACGATTGCCAACATGGCGCCCGAATACGGCGCAACCTGTGGCTTCTTCCCGATCGACGACGAAACGCTGCGTTACATGAAGCAAACCGGACGTGAAGAAGAGCGCATTGCACTTGTTGAAGCCTATGCAAAGGCGAACGGCTTCTGGCGCGGAGCGGACTACGAACCGATCTACACCGACACGCTCGAATTGGACATGTCGCAAATCGTTCCGGCAATCTCCGGCCCGAAACGGCCACAGGACTATTTGCCCCTCACCAACGCGAAGGAAGCCTTCGCTAAAGAGATGGACACCACCTTCAAGCGCCCTCTTGGCAAAGAGGTGCAAGTCGCTGGTGAAGAATACACGATGTCTTCCGGCAAGGTCGTGATTGCGTCGATCACATCCTGCACAAACACCTCAAACCCATACGTTCTCATCGGTGCAGGGTTGGTTGCGCGGAAGGCCCGGCAGCTTGGCCTCAACAGAAAGCCTTGGGTAAAGACTTCGTTGGCACCAGGGTCACAAGTGGTTTCAGCCTATCTTGAAGCTGCCGGTTTGCAGGAAGACCTCGATGCAATCGGCTTCAACCTCGTGGGTTACGGTTGCACGACTTGCATCGGCAACTCTGGACCTCTTCAAAAAGAGATTTCCGACGCGATTAACGAAGGTGATCTCGTAGCGACCTCCGTACTTTCCGGAAATAGAAACTTCGAAGGCCGGATTTCACCAGATGTTCGTGCAAACTATCTGGCATCCCCTCCGCTCGTCGTCGCGTACGCGCTTGCAGGGGATATGAACATTGATCTCTCCAGCGAGCCACTGGGCACTGACAAGAACGGTGATGACGTCTACTTGAAAGATATCTGGCCAACCAACAAAGAAATATCCGATCTCGTGAATCAGGTCGTTACCCGCGAACAATTCCAGTCGAAATACGCAGATGTATTCAAAGGTGACGAGAAGTGGCAGGCGGTCGAAACGTCTACGGGCGAGACATACGACTGGCCTGCAAGCTCTACCTATGTGCAAAATCCCCCGTACTTCCAAGGGATGTCGAAGTCGGCTAGCACCGTAAGCGACATTGAAAACGCACGGGTGCTGGCAATTCTCGGCGATATGGTGACCACCGATCATATTTCGCCCGCCGGCTCATTCAAAGACACAACTCCCGCCGGACAATACCTCATCGAGCGCCAAGTGCCGGTTCGGGAATTCAACTCATACGGCTCACGTCGAGGCAATCACGAAGTAATGATGCGCGGCACTTTCGCGAACATTCGTATTAAGAATGAGATGCTTGATGGCGTTGAAGGCGGCTATACGCTCGGGCCAGATGGTCAACAGACGTCGATCTTCGATGCCGCAATGGCATATCAAGAGAACGAAACACCTCTCGTCATTTTCGCCGGCGAGCAGTACGGGGCTGGGTCTAGCCGCGACTGGGCCGCGAAAGGGACCGCTCTTCTTGGTGTGAAGGCTGTTATTGCTGAGAACTTTGAGCGTATTCACCGCTCCAACCTCGTCGGGATGGGTGTCATTCCGTTCGAATTTACTGGCGGCGATACGCGCAAAACGCTCGGCCTCAAAGGCGACGAGACGGTTTCTATCAAAGGCCTCGCTGCTGTTGAGCCGCTTCAAGAGGTTGGCGCAACGATCACCTTCAGCGATGGCGCAGTGAAAGAAGTAACTTTGAAATGCCGGATCGATACGGCGGTTGAGAAAACCTATATCGAAAATGGCGGCGTTCTTCACTTCGTTTTACGAAACCTTGCTCAGGCATCGTAA
- the comE gene encoding sulfopyruvate decarboxylase subunit beta: protein MRRADILREIAPLLREHLTVCNIGIPSQELHAIDDQPSNFYMLGTMGLASSIGLGLALAQPKTVIVIDGDGSILTNLGTLPTIANNDAPNFILLIVDNGSYGSTGDQPTYTGKKTSLAGIAKASGCDNVVECNAEDVHAQLKAAVEARKMTIIVAKCESGNEKMPVITMDPVTIRDRFMAVVNS from the coding sequence ATGAGACGCGCTGATATTCTGAGAGAAATCGCACCGCTCTTGAGAGAGCATCTGACCGTTTGTAATATTGGTATCCCAAGCCAAGAACTGCACGCTATTGATGACCAACCGAGCAACTTCTATATGCTTGGCACCATGGGGCTGGCGTCATCCATCGGATTGGGGTTGGCACTTGCTCAGCCGAAGACCGTAATCGTCATCGATGGGGATGGGTCGATCCTGACCAACCTTGGTACACTTCCCACAATTGCGAACAACGATGCGCCTAACTTTATTTTGTTGATTGTCGACAATGGCAGCTACGGTTCAACCGGTGATCAGCCGACCTACACGGGCAAGAAAACCTCGCTGGCAGGAATTGCTAAAGCCAGTGGCTGTGACAACGTTGTCGAGTGCAACGCAGAAGATGTGCATGCGCAACTCAAGGCCGCGGTAGAAGCAAGGAAGATGACCATCATTGTTGCAAAGTGCGAAAGCGGCAATGAAAAAATGCCAGTAATCACAATGGATCCTGTGACGATCAGGGATCGCTTCATGGCGGTTGTGAATAGCTAA
- the comD gene encoding sulfopyruvate decarboxylase subunit alpha: MNLAKKLVDDFVSNDVNFITTVPCKQLAGVIDEIENNSSIYHIPSNKEDEGIGLCSGAFMGGKRPAIIMQNTAIGVTINTLVTLTQFYRMPLPMLISYRGELGEPVACQVEMAVHTKALLAQLNIPTYHFHKASDAEEFDRILKYTFMANKPVAILTDATFWGGY; this comes from the coding sequence ATGAACTTAGCGAAGAAACTCGTCGATGACTTTGTGTCAAACGACGTCAATTTTATTACCACGGTGCCGTGTAAGCAGCTTGCCGGTGTGATCGACGAGATCGAGAATAATTCCTCCATCTACCATATTCCCTCGAACAAAGAAGACGAGGGCATTGGCCTTTGTTCCGGTGCGTTTATGGGCGGCAAGCGGCCTGCAATCATCATGCAGAACACAGCCATTGGTGTCACGATCAACACTCTTGTGACGCTAACGCAATTTTACCGCATGCCGCTGCCGATGCTGATTTCCTATCGTGGGGAGCTCGGCGAGCCCGTTGCCTGCCAAGTCGAAATGGCTGTGCACACTAAGGCTCTATTGGCGCAATTGAATATCCCGACGTATCATTTCCACAAGGCGAGCGACGCTGAGGAATTCGACAGGATCCTCAAATATACCTTCATGGCAAACAAACCAGTTGCCATTTTGACTGATGCTACTTTCTGGGGAGGCTACTAA
- a CDS encoding DUF1223 domain-containing protein — MNKITSIAMAFLLPCSAVNADGANTVVELFTSQGCSSCPPAEELISQISQIDNVIALSLHVDYWDYIGWTDLFANAKYSERQKRYATRAGRRMVYTPQIIIQGETEVSARQPLDVLSSISDESTSPRPVLIDVERSDNGFELNLKRFGSAEAGPFEVQLVKVFPEKVVNVRAGENAGKTLIHTNVVYDWELIGLWDGVHSQQVFLEVGDENRSVVLVQQAGQGRIVAAEWLD; from the coding sequence ATGAACAAAATCACCAGTATCGCCATGGCGTTTCTACTTCCTTGTTCCGCGGTAAATGCGGACGGGGCCAATACGGTCGTTGAATTGTTTACGTCACAAGGCTGTTCGTCTTGCCCGCCAGCCGAGGAGTTGATCAGTCAAATTTCACAAATTGATAACGTCATCGCATTATCTCTTCATGTGGATTATTGGGACTATATTGGTTGGACAGATCTCTTCGCGAACGCAAAATATTCGGAGAGGCAAAAGAGATATGCCACTCGCGCAGGACGACGAATGGTCTACACCCCTCAGATCATCATCCAAGGTGAGACAGAGGTTTCAGCCAGGCAGCCTTTAGACGTCTTAAGTTCAATCTCGGACGAAAGCACCTCACCACGACCTGTACTGATTGACGTCGAACGCAGTGACAATGGCTTTGAACTCAACCTAAAGCGGTTTGGCAGCGCAGAGGCCGGACCATTCGAAGTGCAGCTGGTTAAAGTGTTTCCGGAGAAAGTGGTGAATGTTCGCGCAGGTGAGAATGCTGGCAAAACGCTGATACATACCAATGTCGTTTACGATTGGGAGCTGATTGGCCTTTGGGACGGGGTGCATAGCCAGCAGGTTTTTCTTGAAGTTGGCGACGAAAATCGGTCTGTCGTCCTTGTCCAGCAGGCAGGGCAGGGGCGGATTGTCGCCGCTGAGTGGCTAGACTGA